The following proteins come from a genomic window of Pseudomonas sp. Z8(2022):
- the urtC gene encoding urea ABC transporter permease subunit UrtC, translating into MTMPLNQTVLARASAKLGPRVSLAIGLLVLAILVAMPLLHLLPADHALYVSAYSLTLVGKILCYCIVALALDLVWGYAGMLSLGHGLFFALGGYAMGMYLMRQSAGDGLPAFMGFLAWTELPWYWYGTSSFLWSLCLVVLAPGLLALVFGFFAFRSRIKGVYFSIMTQALTFAGMLLFFRNETGFGGNNGFTGFTRILGFDITAQGTRAALFLATVVLLVGSLYLGFCLARSKFGRVLTALRDAENRLMFCGYDPRGYKLFIWVLSAVLCGLAGALYVPQVGIINPSEMAPTQSIEAAVWVALGGRGTLIGPLLGAGLVNGMKSWFTVAFPEYWLFALGALFIVVTLYLPRGVVGLLKKDKEQ; encoded by the coding sequence ATGACCATGCCACTGAATCAAACCGTTCTCGCCCGCGCCAGCGCCAAGCTCGGTCCACGAGTCTCGCTGGCCATCGGCCTGCTGGTGCTGGCGATCCTCGTCGCCATGCCGCTGCTGCACCTGCTGCCGGCCGATCATGCCCTATATGTCTCGGCCTACAGCCTGACCTTGGTGGGCAAGATCCTCTGCTACTGCATCGTCGCCCTGGCACTGGATCTGGTCTGGGGCTACGCCGGCATGCTCTCGCTCGGCCACGGCCTGTTCTTCGCCCTCGGTGGCTATGCCATGGGCATGTACCTGATGCGTCAGTCAGCAGGCGACGGCCTGCCGGCGTTCATGGGCTTCCTCGCCTGGACCGAGCTGCCCTGGTACTGGTACGGCACCTCCAGCTTCCTCTGGTCACTGTGCCTGGTGGTACTGGCGCCGGGTCTGCTGGCCCTGGTGTTCGGCTTCTTCGCCTTCCGCTCGCGGATCAAGGGTGTGTACTTCTCGATCATGACCCAGGCGCTGACCTTCGCCGGCATGCTGCTGTTCTTCCGCAACGAGACCGGTTTCGGCGGCAACAACGGCTTTACCGGGTTCACCCGCATCCTCGGTTTCGACATCACCGCGCAGGGCACCCGCGCCGCGCTGTTCCTGGCCACCGTGGTGTTGCTGGTGGGCAGCCTGTACCTGGGATTCTGCCTGGCACGCAGCAAGTTCGGTCGTGTACTCACCGCCCTGCGTGATGCCGAGAACCGCCTGATGTTCTGCGGCTACGACCCGCGCGGCTACAAGCTGTTCATCTGGGTATTGAGCGCAGTGCTGTGCGGCCTGGCCGGTGCGCTGTACGTGCCCCAGGTAGGCATCATCAACCCCAGCGAAATGGCCCCGACGCAGTCCATCGAGGCCGCTGTGTGGGTCGCTCTGGGTGGCCGCGGCACGCTGATCGGCCCGCTGCTCGGCGCCGGCCTGGTCAACGGCATGAAGAGCTGGTTCACCGTGGCCTTCCCCGAATACTGGCTGTTCGCCCTGGGCGCGCTGTTCATCGTCGTCACCCTATACCTGCCCAGAGGCGTGGTGGGACTGCTGAAGAAGGACAAGGAACAATGA
- a CDS encoding MarC family protein: MASELFSLYLKMLVLYSPFFVLSCFISLSRGHTLKERKRLAWKVALGVLVASMLLYLFGKHIFVLFGITIDAFRIGAGSVLFISALGMAQGKSAVQSDNVQQDVTIVPLTIPLTVGPGTIGALLVMGATQPHWDDKLVAVAAIFLASLTVGLVLYLSNQFERLLGDQGLQIVSRLMGLFVCALAAQIIFTGVKNYLVP; encoded by the coding sequence ATGGCGTCCGAGTTGTTCAGCCTGTACCTGAAGATGCTGGTGCTCTACAGCCCCTTCTTCGTCCTCTCCTGCTTCATCAGCCTCAGCCGCGGCCACACGCTCAAGGAGCGCAAGCGCCTGGCCTGGAAGGTGGCGCTGGGCGTGCTGGTGGCGAGCATGCTGCTGTACCTGTTCGGCAAGCACATCTTCGTACTGTTCGGCATCACCATCGATGCCTTCCGTATCGGCGCCGGTTCGGTGCTGTTCATCTCGGCGCTGGGCATGGCTCAGGGCAAGTCGGCGGTGCAGAGCGACAACGTGCAGCAGGACGTGACCATCGTGCCGCTGACCATTCCCCTGACGGTCGGCCCCGGCACCATCGGCGCCCTGCTGGTAATGGGCGCCACTCAGCCACACTGGGACGACAAGCTGGTGGCGGTGGCGGCGATCTTCCTCGCCAGCCTCACCGTGGGTCTGGTGCTGTACCTGTCCAACCAGTTCGAGCGCCTGCTTGGCGACCAGGGTCTGCAGATCGTCAGCCGTCTGATGGGCCTGTTCGTCTGCGCCCTGGCGGCGCAGATCATATTCACCGGGGTGAAAAACTACCTCGTCCCCTAG
- the urtA gene encoding urea ABC transporter substrate-binding protein, which translates to MQRRSLIKAFTLSASIAAMGLSWSIQAAETIKVGILHSLSGTMAISETSLKDMALMTIDEINAKGGVLGKQLEPVVVDPASNWPLFAERGRQLLTQDKVAVTFGCWTSVSRKSVLPVYEELNGLLFYPVQYEGEEMSPNVFYTGAAPNQQAIPAVEYLLSEDGGAAKRFFLLGTDYVYPRTTNKILRAFLHSKGIADKDIEEVYTPFGHSDYQTIVANIKKFAAGGKTAVVSTVNGDSNVPFYKELANQGLDATEVPVVAFSVGEEELRGIDTKPLVGHLAAWNYFQSVENPVNEKFVADWKAYAKAKKLPNADTVVTNDPMEATYVGIHMWAQAVEKAGTTDVDKVREAMAGQEFAAPSGFTLKMDEKNHHLHKPVMIGEIQEDGQFSVVWETEGPIRAQPWSPFIEGNDKKADTPVKSN; encoded by the coding sequence ATGCAACGTCGAAGTCTGATCAAGGCCTTTACCCTTTCCGCGTCCATCGCCGCCATGGGCCTGTCCTGGTCCATTCAGGCCGCCGAAACCATCAAGGTCGGCATCCTCCACTCGCTGTCCGGCACCATGGCCATTTCCGAAACCTCGTTGAAAGACATGGCGCTGATGACCATCGACGAGATCAACGCCAAGGGTGGCGTGCTCGGCAAGCAACTGGAGCCGGTGGTGGTCGACCCCGCCTCGAACTGGCCGCTGTTCGCCGAACGCGGCCGTCAGTTGCTGACCCAGGACAAGGTCGCGGTGACCTTCGGCTGCTGGACCAGCGTATCGCGCAAATCCGTGCTGCCGGTCTATGAAGAGCTCAACGGCCTGCTGTTCTACCCGGTGCAGTACGAAGGCGAAGAGATGTCGCCGAATGTGTTCTATACCGGTGCAGCGCCAAACCAGCAGGCCATCCCGGCGGTGGAGTACCTGCTCAGCGAAGACGGCGGCGCGGCCAAGCGCTTCTTCCTGCTCGGCACCGACTATGTCTACCCGCGCACCACCAACAAGATTCTGCGCGCCTTCCTGCACAGCAAGGGCATCGCCGACAAGGACATCGAAGAGGTCTACACCCCCTTCGGCCACAGCGACTATCAAACCATCGTCGCCAACATCAAGAAGTTCGCCGCCGGCGGCAAGACCGCGGTGGTCTCCACCGTCAACGGTGACTCCAACGTGCCGTTCTACAAGGAACTGGCCAACCAGGGCCTGGACGCCACCGAAGTGCCGGTAGTGGCCTTCTCCGTGGGTGAAGAAGAACTGCGCGGCATCGACACCAAACCGCTGGTCGGCCACCTGGCGGCGTGGAACTACTTCCAGTCCGTTGAGAACCCGGTCAACGAGAAGTTCGTCGCCGACTGGAAGGCCTACGCCAAGGCCAAGAAGCTGCCGAACGCCGACACCGTGGTGACCAACGACCCGATGGAAGCCACCTACGTCGGTATCCACATGTGGGCCCAGGCCGTCGAGAAGGCCGGCACCACCGATGTGGACAAGGTGCGCGAAGCCATGGCCGGCCAGGAATTCGCGGCGCCGAGCGGCTTCACCCTGAAGATGGACGAGAAGAACCACCACCTGCACAAGCCGGTGATGATCGGCGAGATCCAGGAAGACGGTCAGTTCTCCGTGGTCTGGGAAACCGAAGGCCCGATCCGTGCTCAGCCGTGGAGTCCCTTCATCGAAGGCAACGACAAGAAAGCCGATACCCCGGTGAAGTCGAACTGA
- a CDS encoding hybrid sensor histidine kinase/response regulator, producing MRRLRIAIGLLASLLLLGLALTASATSAPTGAHGWSYLVDASARLGLEEVRAQRQQFKPLSKQSFTFPPSDHAVWLRAELAPQQQPVWLWIFSPRVQYLDYYLLRDGELEQNLHTGEAMPLDTRPLPSRFYLMPLPNDGQARVAYVRLTSNHPLMTWFKVMDQTELVSLEKPAYLYGMLFGALLLLTLYNLIRFIYSRTASSLWLAGVNIGLAVCSSANLGIFAQWLPSLGYNQSLIADLSALFAAFSALAFGLSFMQGTPVQHSAINRLLQGNALLVLAYALCIAVTGLFWYSSLVYLLVALSAINLLLVSSLHWRAGYQPARLITIGMLVFNLGFGFFVPVLLGFDQLNPGWLVLGVFSVATLAGLILSVSLTERQRQIQHDTLNASTALAASSAELRAKAEFLAKISHEIRTPMNGVLGMTELLLGTPLSAKQRDYVQTIHSSGNELLTLINEILDISKLESGQIELDDVQFDLSALIEDCLDIFRAKAEQQKVELISFIQPQVPRVISGDPTRLRQALLSLLDNAFKQTDEGEILLVVALDSSNGQHRLRVAVQDSGRPLQPEERDALLNAELQSRDFLAATQLGGRLGLIIARQLVRLMGGEFGIQGSGNQGTTLWLSLPLDAARLEQPETDLDSPLQGARLLVVDDNDTCRKVLMQQCNAWGMQVSAVPSGKEALALLRTKAHMREYFDAVLLDQDMPGMTGMQLAAKIKEDPSLNHDILIIMLTGISNAPSKVIARNAGIKRILAKPVAGYTLKTTLADELAQRPNDTPAQAAPTPVSTPLNVPADFRILVAEDNSISTKVIRGMLGKLNLKPDTASNGEEALSAIKAQPYDLVLMDCEMPVLDGFSATEQLRAWEQSEKRPRTPVVALTAHILSEHKERARAVGMDGHMSKPVELSQLRELIEHWIAERELRRQRDALPH from the coding sequence GTGCGCCGGCTCAGGATTGCCATCGGACTACTCGCCAGTTTGCTGTTGCTTGGCCTTGCCCTGACAGCCAGTGCGACCTCTGCCCCGACAGGCGCGCATGGCTGGTCCTATCTGGTCGACGCCAGCGCCCGCCTGGGCCTCGAAGAGGTGCGGGCCCAGCGCCAGCAGTTCAAACCGCTGAGCAAGCAGTCCTTCACCTTCCCCCCCAGTGATCACGCCGTCTGGCTGCGTGCCGAACTGGCGCCGCAGCAGCAACCGGTCTGGCTGTGGATCTTCTCGCCCCGTGTGCAGTATCTCGACTACTACCTGCTGAGAGACGGCGAACTGGAGCAGAACCTGCATACCGGCGAGGCCATGCCGCTGGACACCCGGCCGCTGCCATCGCGCTTCTACCTGATGCCCCTGCCCAATGACGGCCAGGCCCGTGTCGCATATGTTCGCCTGACCTCCAACCATCCGCTGATGACTTGGTTCAAGGTCATGGACCAGACCGAACTGGTCAGCCTGGAAAAGCCCGCCTACCTCTACGGCATGCTGTTCGGCGCGCTGCTGCTGCTGACGCTGTATAACCTCATCCGCTTCATCTACAGCCGCACCGCCAGCAGTCTGTGGCTGGCCGGGGTGAACATCGGCCTGGCCGTGTGCTCGTCGGCCAACCTCGGCATCTTCGCCCAGTGGCTCCCCAGCCTGGGCTACAACCAGTCCCTGATCGCCGATCTTTCCGCACTGTTCGCCGCCTTCAGCGCCCTGGCCTTCGGCCTCAGCTTCATGCAGGGCACGCCGGTGCAGCACAGCGCGATCAATCGCCTGCTGCAGGGCAATGCGCTGCTGGTCCTGGCCTATGCCCTGTGCATCGCCGTCACCGGCCTGTTCTGGTACAGCTCGCTGGTCTACCTGCTGGTGGCCCTGAGCGCAATCAACCTGCTGCTGGTCAGCAGCCTGCACTGGCGCGCCGGTTACCAGCCGGCGCGGCTGATCACCATCGGCATGCTGGTGTTCAACCTCGGCTTCGGTTTCTTCGTACCGGTGCTGCTCGGTTTCGATCAGCTCAATCCGGGCTGGCTGGTGCTCGGCGTGTTCAGCGTTGCCACGCTGGCCGGTCTGATCCTCAGCGTGTCGCTGACCGAGCGCCAGCGGCAGATTCAGCACGACACCCTGAACGCAAGCACCGCCCTGGCCGCCAGCAGCGCGGAGCTGCGCGCCAAGGCCGAGTTCCTGGCGAAGATCAGTCACGAGATCCGCACGCCGATGAATGGGGTGCTGGGCATGACCGAACTGCTGCTGGGCACGCCGCTGTCGGCCAAACAGCGCGACTACGTGCAGACGATTCACAGTTCGGGCAACGAGCTGCTTACCCTGATCAACGAAATTCTCGACATTTCCAAGCTGGAATCCGGGCAGATCGAACTGGACGACGTGCAGTTCGACCTCAGCGCGCTGATCGAGGACTGCCTGGACATCTTCCGCGCCAAGGCCGAACAGCAGAAGGTAGAGCTGATCAGTTTCATCCAGCCGCAGGTGCCGCGGGTGATCAGCGGCGACCCTACGCGCCTGCGTCAGGCGCTGCTCAGTCTGCTGGACAACGCCTTCAAGCAGACCGACGAAGGCGAGATCCTGCTTGTCGTTGCACTGGACAGCAGCAACGGTCAGCATCGCCTGCGCGTTGCCGTACAGGACAGCGGCCGCCCGCTGCAGCCGGAGGAGCGCGATGCGCTGCTCAACGCCGAGCTGCAGAGCCGTGACTTCCTCGCTGCCACGCAACTGGGCGGACGCCTTGGTCTGATCATCGCGCGTCAGCTGGTGCGCCTGATGGGCGGTGAATTCGGCATCCAGGGCAGCGGCAACCAGGGCACCACCCTGTGGCTGAGCCTGCCGCTGGACGCGGCCCGGCTGGAACAGCCGGAAACCGATCTGGACAGCCCGCTGCAGGGCGCACGTCTGCTGGTGGTGGACGACAACGACACCTGCCGCAAGGTGCTGATGCAGCAGTGCAACGCCTGGGGCATGCAGGTCAGCGCCGTGCCGTCCGGCAAGGAGGCTCTGGCCCTGCTGCGCACCAAGGCTCATATGCGCGAGTACTTCGACGCGGTGCTGCTCGACCAGGACATGCCCGGCATGACCGGCATGCAGCTGGCCGCCAAGATCAAGGAAGACCCCAGCCTCAACCACGACATCCTGATCATCATGCTCACCGGCATCAGCAACGCGCCGAGCAAGGTGATCGCGCGCAACGCCGGGATCAAGCGCATCCTGGCCAAGCCGGTGGCTGGCTATACGCTCAAGACCACCCTGGCCGACGAACTGGCCCAGCGCCCCAACGACACCCCGGCCCAGGCCGCGCCAACACCGGTGAGCACGCCGCTGAACGTGCCGGCCGACTTCCGCATCCTGGTCGCCGAAGACAACAGCATCTCCACCAAGGTGATCCGCGGCATGCTCGGCAAGCTCAACCTCAAGCCGGACACCGCCAGCAACGGCGAGGAAGCCCTCAGCGCGATCAAGGCGCAGCCCTACGATCTGGTGCTGATGGACTGCGAAATGCCGGTGCTCGATGGCTTCTCCGCCACCGAGCAGCTGCGCGCCTGGGAACAGAGCGAGAAGCGCCCGCGCACGCCGGTGGTGGCGCTGACCGCGCATATTCTCAGCGAACACAAGGAACGCGCGCGTGCCGTGGGCATGGACGGCCATATGTCCAAACCGGTGGAACTGTCGCAATTGCGCGAGCTGATCGAGCACTGGATCGCCGAACGCGAACTGCGCCGCCAGCGTGATGCACTGCCACACTGA
- the urtB gene encoding urea ABC transporter permease subunit UrtB, whose product MPTALTRILLSLLLLLPLAASAGDADDFVAANPGKQASLLQDWAAAPSPERIPLLQALQQGRVGSDTDKRAFIEQDGAWQAADGQAQANGTPRKLRLNNRLRGLVGVAVAGHQLLDRDAAIRLGAARQLQRNTPAALLPLLESRLSLEADENVRDAVTLALANLQLADANPAVRLAAVERLGKTGDPLARTRLQTLLDGDESDDAVRTAAQKSLAQVKNKLLIGEVLGQAFSGLSLGSILLLAALGLAITFGLLGVINMAHGEMLMLGAYTTYVVQLAFQKLAPGYLALYPLAALPIAFVVTACIGMALERTVIRHLYGRPLETLLATWGISLILIQLVRVTFGAQNVEVANPAWLSGGVQVLPNLVLPYNRIVIIGFALFVVALTWLLLNKTRLGLNVRAVTQNRNMAACCGVPTGRVDMLAFGLGSGIAGLGGVALSQIGNVGPDLGQSYIIDSFLVVVLGGVGQLAGSVLAAFGLGVVNKFLEPQIGAVLGKILILALIILFIQKRPQGLFALKGRVID is encoded by the coding sequence ATGCCCACTGCCCTTACCCGAATTCTTCTGAGCCTGCTGCTGTTGCTGCCACTGGCCGCCAGCGCTGGCGATGCCGACGACTTCGTCGCCGCCAACCCTGGCAAGCAGGCCTCACTGCTGCAGGACTGGGCCGCAGCGCCCAGCCCCGAACGCATACCACTGTTGCAGGCTCTGCAGCAGGGCCGCGTCGGCAGCGATACCGACAAGCGCGCCTTCATCGAACAGGATGGCGCCTGGCAGGCTGCCGATGGCCAAGCCCAGGCCAATGGCACACCGCGCAAACTGCGTCTGAACAACCGCCTGCGCGGCCTGGTCGGCGTTGCCGTGGCCGGCCATCAGTTGCTCGACAGGGATGCAGCCATACGCCTCGGCGCCGCCAGACAACTGCAGCGCAACACGCCGGCGGCACTGCTGCCGCTGCTGGAAAGCCGTCTGAGCCTCGAGGCCGACGAGAACGTCCGCGACGCCGTCACCCTGGCTCTGGCCAACCTGCAACTGGCCGATGCCAACCCGGCCGTACGCCTGGCCGCCGTAGAGCGCCTGGGCAAGACCGGCGACCCGCTCGCACGCACCCGCCTGCAGACACTGCTCGACGGCGACGAAAGCGATGACGCGGTACGCACTGCGGCGCAGAAGAGCCTGGCCCAGGTGAAGAACAAGCTGCTGATCGGCGAGGTGCTCGGCCAGGCCTTCAGCGGTCTGTCCCTCGGTTCGATCCTGCTGCTGGCCGCCCTCGGACTGGCCATCACCTTCGGCCTGCTCGGGGTGATCAACATGGCCCATGGCGAGATGCTGATGCTCGGCGCCTACACCACCTACGTGGTGCAACTGGCCTTCCAGAAGCTCGCCCCCGGCTACCTCGCCCTCTACCCGCTGGCCGCCCTGCCGATTGCCTTCGTGGTCACCGCCTGCATCGGCATGGCCTTGGAGCGCACGGTGATCCGCCATCTCTACGGTCGCCCGCTGGAAACCCTGCTGGCCACCTGGGGCATCAGCCTGATCCTGATCCAGCTGGTACGCGTCACCTTCGGCGCGCAGAACGTCGAAGTGGCCAACCCGGCCTGGCTGTCCGGCGGCGTGCAGGTGCTGCCGAACCTGGTGCTGCCGTACAACCGCATCGTCATCATCGGTTTCGCCCTGTTTGTCGTGGCCCTGACATGGTTGCTGCTGAACAAGACGCGCCTGGGCCTGAACGTGCGTGCAGTGACGCAGAACCGCAACATGGCCGCCTGCTGCGGCGTGCCCACCGGCCGCGTGGACATGCTCGCCTTCGGTCTGGGCTCGGGGATCGCCGGCCTCGGTGGCGTGGCCCTGAGCCAGATCGGCAACGTCGGCCCGGATCTCGGCCAGAGCTACATCATCGATTCCTTCCTGGTGGTAGTGCTCGGCGGTGTCGGCCAGTTGGCCGGTAGCGTGCTGGCCGCCTTCGGCCTCGGCGTGGTGAACAAGTTCCTCGAGCCACAGATCGGCGCCGTGCTGGGCAAGATCCTGATCCTCGCGCTGATCATCCTGTTCATCCAGAAACGCCCGCAAGGCCTGTTCGCACTGAAAGGAAGGGTGATCGACTGA
- the urtD gene encoding urea ABC transporter ATP-binding protein UrtD, with amino-acid sequence MRATPVPESMLEAAFDPTGLALDTGNLLGKGVNVRHGTILTLEDINVSFDGFRALTNLTLYIGVGELRCIIGPNGAGKTTMMDVITGKTRPDTGVAYFGEQFDLTRMSEVEIAQAGIGRKFQKPTVFEALSVFENLELAQKTNKSVWASLRARLSGEQRDRIDEVLQTIRLDGSRHRPAGLLSHGQKQFLEIGMLLMQEPHLLLLDEPVAGMTDAETEFTAELFKSLARKHSLMVVEHDMGFVGSIADHVTVLHQGSVLAEGSLEKVQNDERVIEVYLGR; translated from the coding sequence ATGAGAGCCACTCCCGTACCCGAGTCCATGCTCGAAGCCGCCTTCGACCCCACCGGCCTGGCGCTGGACACCGGCAATCTGCTGGGCAAGGGTGTCAACGTCCGCCACGGCACCATCCTCACCCTGGAAGACATCAACGTCAGCTTCGATGGCTTCAGGGCGCTGACCAACCTGACCCTGTACATCGGTGTCGGCGAGCTGCGCTGCATCATCGGCCCCAACGGCGCCGGCAAGACCACCATGATGGACGTGATCACCGGCAAGACCCGCCCGGACACCGGCGTGGCCTACTTCGGCGAACAGTTCGACCTGACCCGCATGAGCGAGGTGGAGATCGCCCAGGCCGGCATCGGCCGCAAGTTCCAGAAGCCGACTGTGTTCGAGGCCTTGAGCGTGTTCGAGAACCTGGAACTGGCGCAGAAGACCAACAAGTCGGTATGGGCCAGCCTGCGCGCGCGCCTGTCCGGCGAGCAACGTGACCGCATCGACGAGGTGCTGCAGACCATTCGCCTGGATGGCTCGCGCCACCGTCCGGCCGGCCTGCTCTCCCACGGCCAGAAGCAGTTCCTCGAAATCGGCATGCTGCTGATGCAGGAGCCGCACCTGCTGCTGCTCGACGAACCGGTGGCAGGCATGACCGACGCCGAAACCGAGTTCACCGCCGAGCTGTTCAAGTCGCTGGCGCGCAAGCACTCGCTGATGGTGGTCGAGCACGACATGGGCTTCGTCGGCTCCATCGCCGACCACGTCACCGTACTGCACCAGGGCAGCGTGCTGGCCGAAGGCTCGCTGGAGAAGGTGCAGAACGACGAGCGGGTGATTGAGGTTTATCTGGGGCGCTGA
- the urtE gene encoding urea ABC transporter ATP-binding subunit UrtE, producing MLQVQQLHQYYGGSHILRGLSFDAKVGEVTCLLGRNGVGKTTLLKCLMGLIPAKDGSVQWEGKPITGFKPHQRVHAGIAYVPQGREIFGRLTVEENLLMGLSRFNAREAKAVPEFIYELFPVLREMKHRRGGDLSGGQQQQLAIGRALASKPRLLILDEPTEGIQPSVIKEIGVVIKKLAERGDMAILLVEQFYDFAAELADQYLVMSRGEIVQQGRGENMEAEGVRGLVAI from the coding sequence ATGCTGCAAGTCCAACAGCTTCACCAGTACTACGGCGGCAGCCACATCCTCCGTGGCCTGTCGTTCGACGCCAAGGTCGGCGAAGTCACCTGCCTGCTCGGCCGCAACGGCGTGGGCAAGACCACCCTGCTCAAGTGCCTGATGGGCCTGATCCCGGCCAAGGACGGCAGCGTGCAATGGGAAGGCAAACCCATCACCGGCTTCAAACCGCACCAGCGCGTGCACGCCGGCATCGCCTACGTGCCCCAGGGCCGCGAGATATTCGGTCGCCTCACCGTGGAAGAGAACCTGCTGATGGGGCTTTCCCGGTTCAACGCCAGGGAAGCCAAGGCCGTACCCGAGTTCATCTACGAGCTGTTCCCTGTGCTGCGCGAGATGAAGCACCGCCGCGGCGGCGACCTGTCCGGCGGCCAGCAGCAGCAGCTGGCCATCGGTCGCGCCCTGGCCAGCAAGCCGCGCCTGCTGATCCTCGACGAGCCCACCGAAGGCATCCAGCCCTCGGTGATCAAGGAGATTGGCGTGGTGATCAAGAAACTCGCCGAGCGTGGCGACATGGCCATCCTGCTGGTCGAGCAGTTCTACGACTTCGCTGCCGAGCTGGCCGACCAGTACCTGGTGATGAGCCGGGGCGAGATCGTCCAGCAGGGCCGTGGCGAGAATATGGAAGCCGAAGGTGTGCGCGGGCTCGTAGCAATCTGA
- a CDS encoding urease accessory protein UreD: MNLPAAPFTPSWPAELELAYARHGERTTPVRRRHLGPLRVQKHLYAEGPEVCQHIIVHPPGGIAGGDVLEISAQAGENAWVQLTSPGAAKWYRAAGVARQNLRLSVEAGATLEWLPQETIIYAGAQAELHTQIDLQGDARLFYWDIVALGRPAADERFASGHFQAALDIRRDGKLLWHERQRVCGGDGLLDSPIGLDGQPVFATLLVSGEVDSDLLERCRELKIDGVRGDLSQLAGLLVARCLASEALQARAWLIELWRLLRPALLGREAAPPRIWNT, translated from the coding sequence ATGAATCTGCCCGCCGCCCCGTTCACGCCAAGCTGGCCTGCCGAGCTGGAGCTGGCCTACGCGCGCCATGGCGAGCGCACCACACCGGTGCGCAGGCGCCACCTCGGCCCCCTAAGGGTGCAGAAGCACCTGTACGCCGAAGGCCCGGAAGTCTGCCAGCACATCATCGTCCACCCGCCTGGCGGCATTGCCGGCGGTGACGTTCTGGAGATCTCGGCCCAGGCTGGCGAAAACGCCTGGGTGCAGCTCACCAGCCCTGGCGCAGCCAAGTGGTATCGCGCTGCCGGTGTCGCCCGACAGAACCTGCGCCTGAGCGTCGAAGCCGGCGCCACTCTGGAATGGCTGCCGCAGGAGACCATCATCTATGCCGGCGCCCAGGCCGAACTGCACACACAGATCGACCTGCAAGGCGACGCCCGCCTGTTCTACTGGGATATCGTCGCCCTCGGCCGCCCTGCCGCCGACGAGCGTTTTGCCAGCGGCCATTTCCAGGCCGCACTGGATATCCGCCGCGACGGCAAGCTGCTCTGGCATGAACGCCAGCGTGTTTGCGGCGGCGACGGTCTGCTCGACTCGCCCATCGGTCTGGACGGTCAGCCGGTGTTCGCCACCCTGCTGGTCAGTGGCGAAGTGGACAGCGACCTGCTGGAGCGCTGCCGCGAACTGAAGATCGACGGCGTGCGCGGCGACCTCAGCCAGCTTGCCGGCCTGTTGGTCGCACGCTGCCTGGCCAGTGAAGCACTGCAGGCGCGCGCCTGGCTGATCGAACTCTGGCGCCTGCTGCGCCCGGCCCTGCTGGGTCGCGAGGCGGCGCCACCACGAATCTGGAATACCTGA